In Lactobacillus sp. PV012, one genomic interval encodes:
- a CDS encoding Cof-type HAD-IIB family hydrolase: MIKLIASDMDGTLLNGEMQISSENIRAIKHAQKMGIEFLVATGRTRNEALPLLKKAGLDTGYININGAQVYDTQGNLVIEKPIARNKALEVIKILKESGSYFEIASGDHVYSESRIRRISNVSDLLVDLNKHLSLKNVVSFAGGSDQVLNVTFIDSFEKLFADPNFKVMKFVVFDPAGPQAFKDIRKELKKIGGLVGTASSSTNLEINHEAAQKGIALLDYGKAKNITPQEIMAIGDNFNDESMIKMAGIGVAMENAVPEIKEIASFITKNNNASGVAHAIYTLTKS; encoded by the coding sequence ATGATTAAATTAATTGCCAGCGATATGGACGGTACCCTTTTAAATGGGGAGATGCAGATTTCCTCAGAAAATATACGCGCAATCAAACATGCTCAAAAAATGGGAATAGAATTTTTAGTGGCAACTGGTAGAACCCGTAATGAAGCTCTACCACTTCTTAAAAAAGCTGGACTGGATACAGGCTACATAAACATTAATGGAGCCCAAGTTTATGATACTCAAGGAAACTTAGTTATTGAAAAACCTATTGCTCGTAATAAAGCACTTGAAGTAATCAAAATTTTAAAAGAATCTGGTTCTTATTTTGAAATAGCATCAGGAGACCACGTTTATTCTGAATCTCGCATTCGTCGCATTTCTAATGTGTCTGATCTCTTAGTAGACTTAAATAAGCATCTCTCTTTGAAAAATGTAGTTTCTTTTGCGGGCGGATCTGATCAAGTCCTAAATGTTACTTTTATTGATTCTTTTGAAAAACTGTTTGCAGATCCAAATTTTAAAGTTATGAAATTTGTGGTCTTTGATCCTGCTGGACCACAAGCTTTTAAAGATATTAGAAAAGAACTTAAAAAAATTGGTGGTTTAGTTGGAACTGCTAGCTCTTCAACAAATCTTGAAATTAATCATGAGGCCGCTCAAAAGGGGATTGCCTTACTAGACTACGGCAAAGCAAAGAACATCACTCCTCAAGAAATTATGGCTATCGGAGATAATTTTAATGATGAATCAATGATTAAGATGGCTGGAATTGGTGTAGCAATGGAAAATGCTGTACCAGAAATTAAGGAAATTGCCTCTTTTATTACCAAAAACAATAATGCATCTGGTGTCGCTCACGCCATTTATACTTTGACTAAGTCTTAG